The genomic stretch CTCTCAGTGTTACTGTGGCATTGTTGATGTATTGATAGTAGCCTGAATAGAGGTAGGCATAAATCAGGTCACCCTGATAATATTCAGCTTCAAGGTATTCAATGTCCAATTGTGCCCTTTTAAGAATTATGTTGTCATCAAATGTGGAGTCTTTTACTGTCACGTTGTATGTCGGATTGTCACCGAATGCAGTGTTTCTTATAAATCTGCAGTTTTCAGCGAAGTTATTGTCACCGTAGATTGCAGCTGCAGTGCCTGTTGCGTAGTTGTCTTCAAATGTGCATCCGATTGCATCACAGCCATATACAGCAGCACCGTTAAATGCAGTGTTGTTTTTGAAGGTGGAATCCTTTAATGTAGTTTTTGAATTTGCTGAATATACTGCACCCCCATATGCATTGTAATCAAGATTTACAGAGTTATTTGTGAAAGTGGAACCGATGAAATCAGCATTGCTGTTGTATAAGTATATTGCCCCACCACCTGAATTTGCGAAGTTTTCAATGAAATCAGTATCTTTTACTGTGAGATTTCCGTCAATTGAATATACTGCTCCACCATAGGAATTTGCAAAGTTTTCAATGAAATCTGAATCTGTTATTGTGAGATTTCCTTCAGCGGAATATACTGTTCCTGCAAAATCTGCATTGTTATTCATGAAATTGGATTTTGAAACATCAGTCTTTGATTTTGATGAAAATATGCATGAACCCTGAGATGCACGATTATTGGTGAAATTACAATACTGCAATGAGACTTCACTTTCTTCACAGGATAGGGCACCACCATAAGCATCATAACTGGCATTTACATAATTATCTGTAAAACTGCAAGAAATGACATCGGCATTTGCATTAGACAGCTTAATTGCCCCACCATATGAAACAAAACTATTTGAATTGACAGTATTGCTGTTAAATCTGCAGTCAAAGACTGTGAAATTACCATTGATAAGGGATACGGCACCTCCATTCCATGCTGCAATGTTATTTGTAAAGCTGCAATTAATAAGTGAAGCTTCACCTTTGTCTGCAAGTAGTGCACCTGCATCGTTATCTGCCTTATTATTGTTGAAGTTTGAGTTTTCTACACCTGCATTGCAGTTATATAGATATACTGCACCACCGCTGGCATATTTAGCGAAGTTGTCTGTAAAGTCACATGATAGAATAGAAACATTACCGTTAATCAAATACAGGCAAGGTCCATATCCTGCAGTGTGTCCTGTGATATCACAGTCCTCTACATGGACATTGGAACTATCTGAATATATTGCACATCCTTCATATAATGCATCATTTACAAAATCACACGCAACAACTGAAATTTCACCATATCTTGAGTGTATGGCAATACCCCACACGGCATTGTTATCGGCAAATCTGCAGTCTGAAATATTTACATTACCCTGCATCGAATAAACTGCACCTCCTCCGGCAGGATACTCATCTGAATGTGCAGAATTGCCTGTGAAATTGCATTCATTTAGGTGAACATGACCTCCGTTTACAAATATTGCTCCCCCATTGGCATTATCATAACTTGAATATACAGAATTTTTAATGAAATCACAATTCACAATATCGACATTAGCATCTGCCAGATAAAGAGCGCCACCATACTCGCAGGTAGAATTTATAAAACTGCAATCTTCAATTGTGGCATTGCTGTTAAATACAGATACTGCACCACCATCAAATGTGCCGCTATTGTTTTCAAAACTGCATTCTTTAATGGTGATATTATCTTCCTTTGAATAAATTGCACCGGCATAAAACCTGCCGTAACCTCCATTGAAAGTGTTGTTCACAATTGTAACCTCACCACAGCAAGTTGCAACTGCACCGCCATAATATCCGGCATTATCTGTAAATGTACAACCTTCAACAGTTATTTCATGACCCTCAGAATAGATTGCACCTCCATGTGTATTCATATCTGTTCGGGTAAGATTGTTTTTCCTGAAGCTGCAGTTGACAACTGAACTGTTACTGTCACTAAGACACAATGCACCGCCAAATATTCCTGCAGTATTGTTATCAAAACTGCAGTCTGTAAATGAAACATTACCTTCACTTAGATATGCGGCGCCACCGTTAGTGTCGTAGGAATATTTAGAATATAAGCTATTGTTATTGAAATTGCTTGCGTCAAATGTAATGTCACTTCCTGATGCATATACTGCTCCACCATATGCATAATACTTACAGTCCAGGACGTTGTCTGTAAAATCACAGCCTGTAAAATCGGCAATGGAAGCATTTAATGATATGGCACCCCCTTCAAGCTGGGCGACATTTTCGATGAACCTGCAGTTGATAAAGGAAGAGTCTGTGCAATTGATATTTAATGCACCTGATTTATATCCCACATTACCAATAAATCTGCAGTCTTCGACTGTAACTTTGGAATTGCTTGATGATAATGTCCCATATAATATTTCTGCATCATTTATGAAATCACAGTTTCTGAAATCACCGTCAGCATCAAACAGATATACTGAACTTCCCTCAACACCATAGTTATCCAAAAAGCTGCATCCATCAAAAGAAACATCACCTGCAGTTGAGGCAACACATGATCCGTAATATGCAAAGTTATCTTTAAAGCTGCAGTTCAAAATGGTTAGATTTTTCCCTATTGAATATATTGCCCCTCCATAAACAAAGTCAATATATGCATTTTCAAAGTTGATGTTTTTCAAAACCACATTGTCTGAAGTGATGTTGAATATCCTTGCATATT from Methanobrevibacter sp. encodes the following:
- a CDS encoding Ig-like domain repeat protein, which translates into the protein MIGHKKVILVSVLLLFFFLTASGVSAVEDNITDELSEDLAADEIVAEDSDVKLENSDENDLVGEEEGWVDASEAYEILNDYRTEKGAWFWAPNNIRIEYFNTHEDNQLQPLIMDAELEETAKIRAKECSVKYSHTRPDGSDCFSAYPDKFWTWGENLAPAVSAEMATEVWKEDFLDFADQGHRRNMLSNDFTHVGIAGYRAADGTIYWVQAFGGDFVEIEKKNQTPPDSSQKTFSDLNALIKNSTDVRLQMDYVYYNDDELRGGIVIDRPLTVDGCGHTIDARKYARIFNITSDNVVLKNINFENAYIDFVYGGAIYSIGKNLTILNCSFKDNFAYYGSCVASTAGDVSFDGCSFLDNYGVEGSSVYLFDADGDFRNCDFINDAEILYGTLSSSNSKVTVEDCRFIGNVGYKSGALNINCTDSSFINCRFIENVAQLEGGAISLNASIADFTGCDFTDNVLDCKYYAYGGAVYASGSDITFDASNFNNNSLYSKYSYDTNGGAAYLSEGNVSFTDCSFDNNTAGIFGGALCLSDSNSSVVNCSFRKNNLTRTDMNTHGGAIYSEGHEITVEGCTFTDNAGYYGGAVATCCGEVTIVNNTFNGGYGRFYAGAIYSKEDNITIKECSFENNSGTFDGGAVSVFNSNATIEDCSFINSTCEYGGALYLADANVDIVNCDFIKNSVYSSYDNANGGAIFVNGGHVHLNECNFTGNSAHSDEYPAGGGAVYSMQGNVNISDCRFADNNAVWGIAIHSRYGEISVVACDFVNDALYEGCAIYSDSSNVHVEDCDITGHTAGYGPCLYLINGNVSILSCDFTDNFAKYASGGAVYLYNCNAGVENSNFNNNKADNDAGALLADKGEASLINCSFTNNIAAWNGGAVSLINGNFTVFDCRFNSNTVNSNSFVSYGGAIKLSNANADVISCSFTDNYVNASYDAYGGALSCEESEVSLQYCNFTNNRASQGSCIFSSKSKTDVSKSNFMNNNADFAGTVYSAEGNLTITDSDFIENFANSYGGAVYSIDGNLTVKDTDFIENFANSGGGAIYLYNSNADFIGSTFTNNSVNLDYNAYGGAVYSANSKTTLKDSTFKNNTAFNGAAVYGCDAIGCTFEDNYATGTAAAIYGDNNFAENCRFIRNTAFGDNPTYNVTVKDSTFDDNIILKRAQLDIEYLEAEYYQGDLIYAYLYSGYYQYINNATVTLRAYKGDVLADTFEFSSGDGWTVNITEGTYLFVFSVEEPDYVVSPVNATVTIIKNEIADVKIDVSDNIYSQETVVKVTGNVDGGIGIYLDDSYWDYMDVEANKSAEISLGYPSAGSHEIRIVITPSNPRVVQKTFTKSFTVNKKPTSVAVDVADVTDDENVFVNIWASEDGTVEIKIGDAVQYVNVIADEDSSVDMGIFSKGSYSVDAIFSAGDNYIDSSASKTFRVLGKISQDDIKITPPGEGSRDIPVSLPADAKGKVTLTIAGEDYEFDVVDGKAIVTFPDVTGDNPYTITYSGDDQYAGFSMQGNYNSDKDITINPDMKVTEFEDGTAHVTLPSDATGTVTLTVNGEKYSFDVSGGIVTLALPALADGNYEYEISYSGDDKYNGAVQNGNVEIINPSITASNAKVTYTAGTYYQIAVKGFGGKPAAAEVVIKVNGKKFKTMPADADGKCKFKVTQIPGTYKLEITSLGVTKKATLTVKHLMTLKKVAVKKSAKKLVLTATLAKINKKYIKGKKITFKFNGKKYTAKTDKKGVAKLTIKSTVLKKLKVSKKVTYQATYLKDTVKYSIKVKK